The Cylindrospermopsis curvispora GIHE-G1 genome contains a region encoding:
- a CDS encoding DUF1517 domain-containing protein — MTNLFNKFIGRTRYVVSRIFLHLHGQEVAPILGVLNGAAREAIDAEGDLKSLGEQLVTVCETLLRYDQCWVAAGNEGDVFWNEGEAGDYVNELFTDSAGRYGADLDNGSSPGQVVSIPVTRNVLVMLTVAFEGEVPEIETNLAQISSLKAGLKSLVNLHYQNKLRAIQVHFSPARLGDELTDDHLLEYYPELIPL; from the coding sequence ATGACTAATTTATTTAATAAATTTATCGGTAGAACACGTTACGTAGTTTCCCGTATATTTTTGCACCTGCATGGACAGGAAGTGGCACCAATTTTAGGAGTCTTAAATGGGGCTGCTAGAGAAGCAATAGATGCTGAAGGTGATTTAAAATCACTAGGAGAGCAACTAGTCACAGTATGTGAAACCCTTTTGAGATATGACCAGTGCTGGGTTGCTGCTGGTAATGAGGGAGATGTATTCTGGAACGAGGGAGAAGCGGGAGACTATGTAAATGAATTATTTACTGATTCTGCGGGGAGATATGGAGCTGACCTGGATAATGGTTCCAGTCCAGGTCAGGTGGTATCTATTCCCGTTACCCGGAATGTGCTGGTAATGCTCACAGTTGCTTTTGAAGGTGAAGTGCCAGAAATAGAAACAAATCTGGCCCAGATTTCTTCCTTGAAAGCTGGATTAAAATCATTAGTTAACTTACACTACCAAAATAAACTTAGAGCCATCCAAGTTCATTTCTCGCCTGCACGTTTAGGCGATGAACTGACAGATGATCATTTGTTAGAATATTATCCAGAGTTGATTCCTCTCTAA
- the def gene encoding peptide deformylase, with protein MTDKSSIIQLGNPLLRQKAAEIEGINDREIQQLIDHLITTVAQANGVGIAAPQVAQSLRLFIVASRPNPRYPHAPEMEPTAMINPKIVSYGTEITKGWEGCLSVPGIRGLVPRYERIQVEYTDRNGNFQKQELVNFVARIFQHEYDHLEGLVFLERVESPQDLISETEYQYRIAR; from the coding sequence ATGACTGATAAATCATCAATTATTCAATTGGGCAATCCCCTATTGCGGCAAAAAGCTGCAGAAATTGAAGGGATTAATGATCGGGAAATACAACAACTAATTGATCATTTAATAACCACAGTTGCCCAGGCCAATGGTGTGGGCATTGCTGCACCCCAAGTAGCCCAGTCATTGCGCCTATTTATTGTAGCTTCCCGTCCCAATCCTAGATATCCCCATGCACCAGAAATGGAGCCAACGGCAATGATTAATCCTAAAATAGTTAGTTATGGGACGGAAATTACCAAAGGATGGGAAGGTTGTTTAAGTGTTCCAGGAATCAGAGGTTTAGTCCCCAGGTATGAAAGAATTCAAGTAGAATATACTGATAGAAATGGTAATTTTCAAAAACAGGAGTTAGTCAACTTCGTGGCAAGAATTTTTCAACATGAGTATGATCATTTAGAAGGTTTAGTATTTTTAGAGCGTGTGGAATCTCCCCAAGACCTCATTAGCGAAACAGAATATCAATACAGAATAGCTAGGTAA
- a CDS encoding HhoA/HhoB/HtrA family serine endopeptidase, protein MINYLFSPIIHPSMAQLKRSILMTGLIVLVTGCSNLNSRNLTPQKINPQVESTTKSNTVVVDPVGGDPNFIVQVVQKVGSAVVRIDSARTVTSQVPEEFSDPFLRRFFGDALPRPEQRVERGSGSGFIINASGQILTNSHVVDGADQVTVTLKDGRSFDGKVLGEDAVTDVAVIQINAKNLPTLTLGNSSDLQPGEAVIAIGNPLGLNNTVTSGIISATDRSSTDIGASDKRVDYLQTDAAINPGNSGGPLLNARGEAIGMNTAIIQGAQGLGFAIPINTVKKIAQELIANGRVDHPYLGVEMITLTPEIKDRIVSRFGDRVNIITDKGVFLVRIVPQSPAARGGLRAGDIIKSINKQLITKVEEVQKIVENSQIGTPLTIEVERNGTTVNLAVEPGSLPIRSRR, encoded by the coding sequence ATGATCAATTACCTATTTTCTCCTATCATTCATCCTTCCATGGCCCAATTAAAACGCTCAATATTGATGACTGGACTAATCGTACTTGTGACAGGCTGCTCCAATTTAAACAGCAGAAATCTCACACCACAAAAAATCAACCCTCAAGTTGAATCAACCACCAAGTCCAACACTGTGGTAGTAGATCCTGTTGGTGGTGATCCCAATTTTATTGTTCAAGTAGTGCAAAAAGTGGGAAGTGCGGTTGTCCGTATTGATTCTGCCAGAACCGTCACCTCTCAAGTGCCAGAGGAGTTTTCCGACCCATTCTTACGTAGATTTTTTGGTGATGCTCTTCCCCGACCAGAACAAAGGGTAGAAAGAGGTAGTGGTTCAGGATTTATCATTAATGCCTCCGGTCAAATTTTAACTAATTCCCACGTGGTAGACGGTGCGGATCAGGTAACAGTAACCCTGAAAGATGGACGTAGTTTTGATGGTAAGGTTTTGGGAGAAGATGCAGTTACAGACGTGGCAGTTATTCAAATTAATGCTAAAAATCTACCCACTTTAACTCTAGGTAATTCCAGTGATTTACAACCTGGAGAAGCAGTAATTGCTATTGGTAATCCCCTGGGTTTAAATAATACCGTAACTTCTGGCATTATCAGCGCCACAGATCGGTCTAGCACTGACATTGGTGCTAGCGATAAACGGGTAGATTACTTACAAACTGATGCAGCGATTAATCCAGGTAATTCCGGTGGTCCGCTTTTAAATGCTCGCGGAGAAGCTATAGGCATGAACACTGCGATTATTCAAGGTGCTCAAGGTTTAGGTTTTGCTATTCCCATTAACACGGTCAAAAAAATTGCCCAAGAATTAATTGCCAATGGTCGCGTTGATCATCCTTATTTGGGAGTAGAAATGATCACCCTCACTCCTGAGATTAAAGATAGAATAGTTAGTAGATTTGGTGATAGGGTCAATATTATTACTGATAAAGGAGTATTCTTAGTTAGAATTGTTCCTCAATCACCAGCAGCGCGGGGAGGATTGAGAGCAGGGGATATAATTAAGAGTATTAACAAACAATTAATTACTAAAGTTGAAGAAGTGCAAAAAATAGTAGAAAATAGTCAAATTGGAACTCCTCTGACAATAGAAGTGGAGCGTAATGGTACAACTGTAAATTTAGCTGTTGAGCCAGGATCTTTACCGATAAGATCCCGAAGATAG
- the dnaN gene encoding DNA polymerase III subunit beta, with protein sequence MKLICSQSDLSTNLALVSRAVPSRPTHPILANVLLQADVKTNQVSLTAFDLSLGIRTSFTAEVIEGGAVALPAKILVDITSRLPEGDITLDDQSGDSTAEGINFILKPKNGKYELRSMGAEEFPELPLIENSNPIQITTAALVEGLKGSLFATSSDETKQVLTGVHLTVKQDVLEFAATDGHRLAVLETINERPLENDEQLEVTVPARALRELQRMLNHSASEEAVSLYLDEGQIVFAWQNQRLTSRTLEGQYPSYRQLIPRQFERQLVLERKQFISTLERIAILADQKNNIVKISMNTGDQEITLSCEAQDVGNATESMPAQISGDDIDIAFNVKYLLEGLKELPSTEIQMHLNQNLTPVIFTPLGGLKMTYLAMPVQLRN encoded by the coding sequence ATGAAATTAATTTGCTCTCAAAGCGATCTTAGTACCAATCTTGCCCTGGTCAGTCGTGCAGTGCCATCTAGACCTACCCATCCCATATTAGCTAATGTACTTTTACAAGCAGATGTAAAGACGAACCAAGTTAGTTTAACAGCTTTTGATTTAAGCTTAGGTATTCGTACTAGTTTCACTGCGGAGGTGATAGAAGGTGGAGCAGTTGCTCTCCCTGCTAAAATCTTAGTAGATATTACTTCCCGCTTACCAGAGGGGGATATTACTCTGGATGACCAATCAGGAGACTCTACAGCAGAGGGTATCAATTTTATTCTAAAGCCTAAAAATGGTAAGTATGAACTTAGGTCCATGGGGGCAGAAGAATTTCCTGAATTACCCTTAATTGAGAATTCCAATCCTATTCAAATAACCACTGCGGCTCTAGTTGAGGGATTAAAAGGTTCATTATTTGCTACCAGTAGTGATGAAACCAAGCAGGTTCTAACGGGAGTACACTTAACAGTTAAACAGGATGTTTTGGAATTTGCTGCTACGGATGGACATCGGTTGGCGGTTTTAGAAACCATTAATGAACGTCCCCTGGAAAATGATGAACAACTGGAAGTGACTGTACCTGCTAGAGCACTACGAGAATTACAAAGAATGCTAAATCATAGTGCTTCAGAAGAAGCAGTGTCTTTGTACTTAGATGAAGGTCAAATAGTATTTGCTTGGCAAAATCAACGTTTAACCAGTCGCACCTTGGAGGGTCAATACCCTTCCTATAGACAATTAATACCTCGTCAGTTTGAAAGACAACTAGTGTTGGAAAGGAAGCAATTTATTAGCACTTTGGAACGAATTGCCATATTAGCTGACCAGAAAAACAATATTGTTAAAATCAGTATGAATACTGGAGACCAGGAAATTACTTTATCTTGTGAAGCCCAAGATGTGGGTAATGCCACTGAGTCTATGCCCGCACAAATTTCTGGCGACGATATTGATATTGCCTTTAATGTCAAGTATTTACTGGAAGGATTGAAGGAATTACCATCTACGGAAATTCAGATGCACTTGAATCAAAATCTCACCCCGGTAATTTTTACTCCGTTAGGTGGTTTAAAAATGACCTATTTAGCTATGCCCGTACAGTTGAGAAATTAA
- a CDS encoding peroxiredoxin, with protein sequence MTSLRVGQQAPDFTATAVVDQEFKAVKLAEYRGKYVVLFFYPLDFTFVCPTEITAFSDRYEEFKKLNTEVLGVSVDSEFSHLAWIQTDRKSGGVGDLNYPLVSDIKKEISSAYNVLDPDAGISLRGLFIIDKDGVIQHATINNLAFGRSVDETLRTLQAIQHVQSHPDEVCPAGWQPGEKTMIPDPVKSKVYFAAV encoded by the coding sequence ATGACTAGTCTTCGTGTTGGCCAACAGGCTCCCGATTTTACAGCCACAGCTGTGGTAGACCAGGAATTTAAGGCTGTCAAACTTGCTGAATATCGTGGCAAGTATGTGGTCTTGTTTTTCTATCCCTTGGATTTTACCTTTGTTTGCCCCACTGAGATCACAGCATTTAGCGATCGCTACGAAGAGTTTAAGAAATTGAACACAGAGGTATTAGGTGTTTCTGTGGATAGTGAATTTTCTCACTTGGCGTGGATTCAAACAGACCGCAAATCTGGTGGTGTTGGCGATTTAAACTATCCCCTGGTTTCGGATATTAAAAAAGAAATTAGCAGTGCTTACAATGTTCTTGACCCCGATGCGGGTATTTCTTTGCGTGGTTTGTTTATCATTGACAAGGACGGGGTTATTCAACACGCTACCATAAATAACTTGGCTTTTGGTCGCAGTGTGGATGAGACTTTGCGTACTTTGCAAGCAATTCAGCATGTACAATCACATCCAGATGAAGTTTGTCCAGCTGGCTGGCAACCGGGAGAAAAGACCATGATTCCCGATCCTGTGAAGTCCAAAGTGTACTTTGCAGCAGTATAG
- a CDS encoding tetratricopeptide repeat-containing S1 family peptidase yields the protein MNFKLGITNNSLLATTLITAVTAVLSTTSIAADTISIQDIAQIAKKTSVQINTEGDVTPGGSGVIIAKQGNRYSVLTANHVVCDIIDRPGKIVCAKDIAYSVRTNDGKEYPIKSQDIIVLQSTKNDPDLALVSFVATQEYATANLGDSDQMTEASDVFVGGFPAVFTKIGSARDFSFTKGIVLSRGRTSINGYSLIYDAITLTGNSGGPVFDIKGRVVGIHGLADTSNKSKTETGEIVSQKTGFNAGIPINTFLNFNNPLLKELPIQRNTTATGEVPQQRLNSPQSARDFYARGITKLDQFSYKESLDDFDQAIKIDPKYAEAYFKRGYALSWLRRYEEALLDFNQVIALDPNYLDGYLNRGWTYIWLQNDQAALEDFNRAIRLNPSYSIAYAHQGMAYIKLGKYQAALESSKQAIRLDPNNSYGYTIQSDVFNYLKDYAASIKVSTLAIIIDPDDFNAYINRATAYTLTGNFSAALVDYQKSAEIFERRYTKKSSPAANNSETTPKP from the coding sequence ATGAATTTTAAACTTGGAATAACAAATAACTCCTTACTAGCAACAACTCTTATAACTGCTGTAACAGCTGTTTTATCTACTACTTCAATAGCTGCTGATACTATCAGTATCCAAGATATAGCACAAATTGCCAAGAAGACATCTGTACAAATTAATACGGAGGGTGACGTTACTCCTGGTGGTTCAGGAGTAATTATTGCCAAACAAGGTAATCGTTATTCTGTACTAACCGCCAATCACGTGGTCTGTGATATTATAGACAGACCTGGAAAAATCGTCTGCGCTAAAGACATTGCGTATTCTGTAAGAACAAATGATGGCAAAGAATACCCTATTAAATCACAAGACATTATAGTCCTACAGTCAACCAAAAATGATCCTGATTTAGCCCTAGTTAGCTTTGTAGCTACACAGGAATATGCCACAGCCAATTTAGGTGATTCTGACCAAATGACAGAAGCATCCGATGTATTTGTGGGCGGATTTCCAGCTGTGTTCACTAAAATTGGGTCAGCTCGGGACTTCAGTTTTACTAAAGGGATCGTTCTTTCTCGCGGTAGAACTTCTATCAATGGTTATAGTTTAATTTACGATGCTATAACTCTGACCGGTAATAGCGGGGGCCCAGTTTTTGATATTAAGGGTAGGGTGGTGGGAATTCACGGGTTAGCAGACACCTCGAATAAGAGTAAAACAGAAACGGGAGAAATAGTATCACAGAAAACGGGATTTAATGCTGGCATTCCCATTAATACTTTTTTGAACTTCAACAACCCCTTGCTCAAAGAGCTACCAATTCAAAGGAATACCACCGCCACTGGGGAAGTGCCACAGCAGCGCTTAAACTCTCCTCAATCTGCACGAGATTTTTATGCCAGAGGTATTACTAAGCTAGACCAGTTTAGTTATAAAGAGTCCCTAGATGATTTTGATCAGGCAATCAAAATTGACCCCAAATATGCAGAAGCTTATTTCAAGCGTGGATATGCTCTCAGTTGGCTTAGAAGATACGAAGAAGCCCTTTTGGACTTTAACCAGGTAATTGCCTTGGATCCAAATTATTTGGATGGTTATCTGAATCGTGGTTGGACTTATATCTGGTTACAAAATGATCAGGCCGCTCTTGAGGATTTTAATCGCGCGATTCGGCTCAATCCCAGTTATTCTATAGCTTATGCCCATCAAGGTATGGCTTACATTAAACTGGGTAAGTACCAAGCAGCACTGGAATCTTCTAAACAAGCTATTCGTCTAGACCCTAATAACAGTTATGGTTATACGATTCAGAGTGATGTATTTAACTATCTAAAGGACTACGCTGCTTCTATTAAGGTATCAACCTTAGCGATTATAATCGATCCAGATGATTTTAATGCCTACATTAATCGTGCTACAGCATACACCCTGACTGGGAATTTTTCAGCCGCCTTGGTGGACTATCAGAAATCCGCAGAAATTTTTGAACGCCGTTATACCAAAAAATCTTCTCCAGCAGCAAACAATTCCGAAACAACACCTAAACCATAA
- a CDS encoding S1 family peptidase, whose protein sequence is MALLATIFSPIVYPHTVPNFLASTPHPGFEFAAARTASKVTVRIFTKSGSGSGVIIDRKGQNYRVLTNDHVVVDSPESGYEVLTPDGKIYKAQQVPTVNPHSLDLALVEFTSGENYQSVQFSQSPNISEGEVVYVSGFPAWHFVFNGDTITKVETTRDWGLGAFKLQAGKIKMYLGKTLVGGYKVGFTNDFTQGMSGGPVLNQRGELVGISGLLKYPFQGINAFIFTDGTKPNKADYRRIESLSWAIPIATVVNFIQEQKK, encoded by the coding sequence GTGGCATTACTGGCAACAATTTTTTCCCCCATTGTGTATCCTCATACTGTACCCAACTTCCTAGCTTCCACACCCCATCCCGGATTTGAATTTGCCGCTGCCAGGACTGCCAGTAAAGTAACAGTAAGAATTTTTACTAAATCTGGATCTGGGTCAGGAGTGATTATCGACCGTAAAGGACAAAACTACAGGGTTTTGACTAATGATCACGTGGTAGTGGATAGTCCTGAGAGTGGTTATGAAGTTTTAACACCTGATGGTAAGATTTACAAGGCACAGCAAGTACCAACAGTCAATCCTCATTCTTTAGACCTAGCACTGGTGGAATTTACCAGTGGGGAAAACTATCAATCTGTGCAGTTTTCCCAGTCACCAAATATATCTGAGGGGGAAGTGGTGTATGTATCTGGGTTTCCAGCTTGGCATTTTGTTTTTAATGGTGATACTATCACCAAAGTAGAAACAACCCGGGATTGGGGACTGGGCGCTTTCAAGCTACAAGCGGGTAAAATCAAGATGTATCTCGGCAAAACCCTAGTTGGTGGTTATAAGGTGGGTTTCACCAATGATTTTACTCAGGGTATGAGTGGAGGGCCCGTTTTAAATCAACGGGGGGAACTTGTTGGTATCAGTGGGTTATTAAAGTATCCCTTTCAAGGTATTAATGCCTTTATTTTTACTGATGGAACTAAACCCAACAAAGCAGATTACCGTAGAATCGAGTCCTTAAGTTGGGCTATCCCCATTGCTACTGTGGTTAATTTTATTCAAGAACAGAAAAAATGA
- a CDS encoding COP23 domain-containing protein, which translates to MMKLSTTVLVANLALAGTLIQSGVQAKPPTESYNGTKFTCVSQGNGNWATVGQRPGGSPITVITWTDAGSKYFGDNYTPQNRCQMVTPKFNRAVKQNGGRLKNVALIKGRVNNETVICIASITSRIGCNAQNFLFTLKPENAQKANEILAQLTGISKQGSSAGVVRETSSRLRLELSEVLDQNDLKPQDSDQIRPPANSDRRFKL; encoded by the coding sequence ATGATGAAACTATCCACGACAGTTCTAGTTGCTAATTTAGCCCTAGCAGGAACTTTGATTCAGTCTGGGGTACAAGCTAAGCCCCCTACTGAAAGTTACAATGGCACCAAGTTTACATGTGTTTCCCAAGGCAATGGCAATTGGGCTACGGTTGGCCAGCGTCCCGGTGGTAGTCCAATTACCGTAATTACTTGGACAGACGCGGGTTCTAAATATTTTGGAGATAACTATACTCCTCAAAACCGTTGTCAAATGGTAACTCCTAAATTTAATCGAGCTGTGAAACAAAATGGTGGTCGTCTGAAAAATGTAGCTCTAATTAAAGGTCGTGTTAACAATGAAACGGTTATTTGTATAGCTTCTATAACAAGTAGAATAGGTTGTAATGCGCAGAATTTCTTGTTTACTCTTAAACCAGAAAATGCTCAGAAAGCCAATGAGATTCTGGCGCAACTGACGGGAATTAGTAAACAAGGTTCCAGCGCAGGTGTTGTCCGAGAAACAAGCAGTCGTCTGCGACTTGAATTAAGTGAGGTTCTCGACCAAAATGACCTAAAACCCCAGGATTCCGACCAAATAAGACCACCAGCAAACTCTGATCGGAGGTTCAAACTGTAA
- a CDS encoding COP23 domain-containing protein, which produces MKFSATVLATLIAVSAGWHPSMVRAVPVESGDNPPNPPTIPASDNPSDSEPTGDESYNGTKFACVSQGNGKWATVGQRPGGQPIPVIIWTQSASKYFGSQFAPENRCQIVTRKFNTAVQESGGRLQDVLLTSGNVNGQVVICVISDRDNGCQDKNTLFTLKPENAKNPDKVLSQLLEISKKGSEGGVITETRSSRQRVTVKLSDVLAARRSSSSPVKRPKVQNNRRNQPGL; this is translated from the coding sequence ATGAAATTTTCAGCAACAGTTTTAGCTACTCTTATAGCTGTATCAGCCGGTTGGCATCCTAGCATGGTGAGAGCTGTGCCAGTGGAAAGTGGAGATAACCCCCCTAACCCCCCCACTATTCCTGCATCCGACAACCCATCAGACTCAGAACCGACTGGTGATGAAAGCTATAATGGGACGAAATTTGCCTGTGTATCCCAGGGTAATGGCAAGTGGGCTACCGTTGGTCAGCGCCCTGGTGGCCAACCAATACCTGTGATTATTTGGACTCAATCAGCTTCCAAATATTTTGGTAGCCAATTTGCCCCCGAAAACCGGTGCCAAATTGTCACCCGCAAGTTCAACACAGCAGTACAAGAGAGTGGTGGTAGGCTTCAAGATGTTTTATTAACCAGTGGCAATGTTAATGGTCAGGTTGTTATTTGTGTAATTTCCGACCGAGATAATGGTTGTCAAGATAAAAATACCCTATTTACCCTGAAACCGGAAAATGCCAAAAACCCTGATAAGGTTTTATCTCAACTCCTGGAGATTAGCAAGAAGGGATCGGAAGGAGGTGTGATTACCGAAACAAGAAGTAGTCGCCAACGGGTTACAGTCAAACTGAGTGATGTGCTAGCAGCTCGACGCTCATCTTCTTCACCTGTTAAAAGGCCAAAAGTTCAAAATAACCGACGTAATCAACCTGGTTTGTAA
- a CDS encoding COP23 domain-containing protein, translated as MSSKFSAKFLVATLALSSILGLGHGQLKAQSSDDAFFDPSDPSQYNGTRFACVAQGSNWATVGQRPAGRPIPIIVWTKKGAQSFGENYNPKSRCEIVTANLNQAVEDSAGNLYDVVLTWGEVGDKTVICALSLKDTGGCDGNNTLFALKPENAKDPNRVLETLTQISIRGSSAGVITETRGRSRATVNLGEVISKAAKRLPQQTPRTRKTPRPTTGGL; from the coding sequence ATGAGTAGCAAATTCTCAGCAAAATTTTTAGTGGCTACCCTAGCCCTATCAAGCATTTTGGGTTTAGGACATGGTCAATTAAAAGCCCAATCATCTGATGACGCATTCTTTGATCCGAGCGATCCCAGTCAATACAATGGGACGAGATTTGCTTGTGTAGCTCAAGGTAGTAACTGGGCCACAGTGGGACAGCGCCCTGCTGGTAGACCAATTCCCATAATTGTGTGGACAAAAAAAGGAGCACAGTCCTTTGGCGAAAATTATAATCCCAAGAGCCGTTGTGAAATCGTCACAGCCAATCTCAACCAAGCCGTAGAAGATAGCGCTGGCAATCTTTACGACGTAGTTTTAACCTGGGGAGAAGTCGGTGACAAAACTGTTATTTGCGCACTTTCTTTAAAGGACACAGGAGGTTGTGATGGTAACAATACCCTGTTTGCCCTGAAACCCGAAAATGCCAAAGACCCTAATAGGGTTTTAGAAACCCTGACTCAAATTAGTATTAGAGGTTCCAGTGCAGGGGTTATTACTGAAACAAGAGGTCGTTCTCGTGCCACAGTAAACCTAGGTGAAGTTATCTCCAAAGCAGCCAAGCGCTTGCCTCAACAAACACCCAGAACCCGCAAAACTCCCAGACCCACTACAGGTGGCCTGTGA
- a CDS encoding COP23 domain-containing protein: protein MNSKFSAAFLAATLAISGILGLGHGQLRAQSSDDEFFDPSDRSQYNGTKFTCVAQGSNWATVGQRPGGKPIPIIVWTKKGAQSFGENYNPKSRCEIVTANLNQAVEDSAGDLYDVVLTWGKLDDGKTVICALSLKDEGGCDGSNTLFALKPENAKDPNKVLETLTQISIKGSSAGVVTETKTRGRLSVNLGRVVSQAAKRLPRETPKTRKTPRSTKGSV from the coding sequence ATGAACAGCAAATTCTCAGCCGCGTTTTTAGCAGCAACCCTAGCTATATCAGGCATTTTGGGTTTAGGACATGGTCAATTAAGAGCCCAATCATCAGATGATGAATTTTTTGATCCGAGCGATCGCAGTCAATACAATGGGACTAAATTTACCTGTGTGGCCCAAGGTAGTAACTGGGCCACAGTGGGACAGCGCCCTGGCGGTAAACCAATTCCCATAATTGTGTGGACAAAAAAAGGAGCACAGTCCTTTGGCGAAAATTATAATCCCAAGAGCCGTTGTGAAATCGTCACAGCCAATCTTAACCAAGCAGTGGAAGACAGCGCTGGTGATCTTTATGACGTAGTCCTAACCTGGGGTAAACTTGATGATGGCAAAACTGTTATTTGCGCACTTTCTTTAAAAGACGAAGGAGGTTGTGATGGTAGCAATACTCTGTTTGCGCTGAAACCGGAAAATGCCAAGGATCCTAATAAGGTTTTAGAAACCCTGACTCAAATTAGTATTAAAGGCTCTAGTGCAGGGGTTGTTACTGAAACTAAAACAAGAGGTCGGTTAAGTGTAAACTTAGGTAGGGTTGTATCGCAAGCGGCCAAACGCTTGCCCCGAGAAACACCCAAGACCCGCAAAACTCCCAGATCAACTAAAGGCTCTGTTTAA
- a CDS encoding DUF1565 domain-containing protein, translating to MNIKSKSHLKSSVVMATLTICGSLSVTLPVGAQLPPVAPVIYVDPINGVNVVNTGNSGAKPYKTITFALEQAQPGTIIQLAPGSYSNESFPLTIKQGVTLRGDESTKGKTVVISGGGDYNSRSFAKQNVTILAEQDSTIAGVTVTNRNPRGTGVWVESTNPVIKNSTFAQSLREGIFVTAGGDPTVENNQFTANNGNGISITKSSKGKISNNVFEKSGFGLSINDDSTPVLTKNQITNNRDGIVITDSAQPLLRGNVVQNNERDGIVITLNSSPDLGTRSNPGGNVIVNNGRYNIYNAATTGVAISALGNTIDDSGILGEVEIDGIQITGNRKPVSSNDPNLALLRKWQLTAVSCSSTPVIGIFIGDRQYCVSPHPDLTAKAYEYNPTTGTLRALRTGPRPTKPGNL from the coding sequence ATGAACATTAAATCAAAATCACATCTAAAATCTTCCGTAGTTATGGCAACCCTGACCATCTGCGGTTCTTTGTCAGTTACACTTCCCGTGGGCGCTCAATTGCCTCCAGTGGCGCCAGTTATCTATGTAGATCCCATTAATGGCGTTAACGTTGTAAACACTGGTAACTCCGGAGCAAAACCCTACAAAACTATTACCTTTGCCTTAGAGCAAGCCCAACCGGGAACCATAATTCAGTTAGCTCCAGGTAGTTACAGTAATGAGTCCTTCCCCCTCACAATTAAACAGGGGGTCACCTTGCGTGGTGATGAATCTACTAAAGGAAAGACCGTAGTTATTTCCGGTGGTGGTGACTACAACAGTCGTAGTTTTGCCAAACAAAATGTGACAATTCTGGCAGAACAAGACAGCACAATTGCCGGTGTAACCGTGACTAATAGAAATCCCAGAGGAACAGGTGTATGGGTAGAGTCCACTAACCCAGTTATTAAAAATAGCACATTTGCTCAGAGTTTGCGAGAGGGGATATTTGTCACAGCTGGTGGGGATCCTACCGTTGAGAACAACCAATTTACGGCAAACAATGGCAACGGTATTTCCATAACTAAATCCAGCAAGGGGAAAATCAGCAATAATGTATTTGAGAAGAGTGGCTTTGGATTAAGCATTAATGACGATTCCACACCAGTCTTGACCAAAAATCAAATCACTAATAATAGAGACGGAATAGTGATCACCGATTCAGCTCAACCCTTGTTACGCGGCAATGTGGTTCAGAATAACGAACGGGATGGCATAGTCATCACTCTTAATTCTTCCCCCGATCTAGGCACCCGGAGTAATCCAGGTGGCAATGTTATCGTCAACAATGGTCGTTACAACATTTATAATGCCGCCACAACCGGTGTTGCCATTTCCGCACTGGGCAATACTATTGACGACTCAGGGATTTTAGGTGAAGTAGAAATAGATGGAATCCAAATTACAGGGAACAGGAAACCAGTATCATCCAACGACCCGAATTTAGCCCTGTTAAGAAAATGGCAATTAACAGCTGTTTCCTGCAGCTCTACTCCAGTAATTGGCATCTTTATAGGTGATAGACAATATTGTGTCAGTCCCCACCCAGACTTAACCGCTAAGGCCTATGAGTACAATCCTACTACCGGCACACTCAGAGCTTTAAGAACTGGCCCCCGTCCCACCAAACCAGGTAACCTGTAG